The Acidovorax sp. RAC01 genomic sequence GAGCGGCTCAAGTACTTGGTGAGCCGGATCACGGAGTCTTCGCACAGCATTGACGCGTCCAGCTCCGAGGTGGCATCAGCGACGGTCGACCTCAGCAACCGGACCGAAGTCGCTTCGCAGAATTTGCAATCCGCCACTTCCAGTCTGGCGGAACTCACGGACGGGGTGGAGGGAACGGTGAAGTCGGCGAGTTTGGCCCGTTCGCTGGCAGCTGCAGCATCGGACACTGCGGTACGCAGCGGCGAAGTCATCTCAAAGCTGGTGTTGACCATGGATGGGATCAGCGACAGCTCTCGCAAGATTTCCGAGATCATCAGCATCATCGACAGTATTGCGTTCCAGACCAATGTCCTTGCCCTGAACGCTGCCGTTGAAGCCGCCCGCGCCGGCGCGCACGGGCGTGGGTTCGCCGTGGTGGCCACTGAAGTGCGAAGTCTTGCTGGCAAATCGGCGATCGCTGCCCGGGAAATCAAGGGCCTGATCGGTGCGAGTGCCGTACACGTCAAGGCAGGTGCAGACCTCGCTTCCGATGCTGGCAGCACAATCCATCAGCTGGTCGGGGCCGTCAAAGAAGTTTCCCTTTTGGTGGACCAGATATCGACAACCATGGCTTCGCAGGGGCATGCCATCGGTGACATTGCAGGTGTGGTTTCGGTCATTGACGGGACAGTTCAGGAAAACGCCGCGATGGTGGAGGAAAGCGCCGCGGCATCGCAAAGCCTGAGGGATCAATCCAGCAATCTGGCGGAGATGATGCGCTTCTTCAAACTCGCCCTGGAGGATGGACAGGCTCAAAATTCAACCCTGCTTGGCCTGAAAGCTGAGGAGGGACCGCGTCCCGCGCTGGCCAGTTCCGGGCTTGCGCTGCCTCGCGGACCGCGCACTCCGGTCTTGCAACAGCCGAGGCAGCGAATGCACTAAGCGCATACCATCGCTCGGTGGTATTTGCTATAAAGTTGATAGCTTGAATTCCATATCTATCAAGCGTTGAAGCCATTTTTTGGCTGAAAATGGTGTTCGTATCAGCCCGCTTCGGTCAGTAACCAGTCCGCGAAGGCGCGCATTGCGTCGCTTGTCTGCCGCGACTGCAGCCGCGTCAGCCAGTAACCACCGCGGTGCAGCAATTGCGCATAGGGCTGCACCAGCCGACCGTGGCGCAGCTCGCGGC encodes the following:
- a CDS encoding methyl-accepting chemotaxis protein; its protein translation is MKNTLARRSISRRLQIGFGCMLLLLICVAGVGIAALNRASDDMARLVQVNLARQSLAGELMINIGRMATEVRNIALLTNIDLIDKSGVELKRLDREVQELQDRLSTSLRGAAASQEEAATLQQIVEASQATRDQVAVAARQGDAGDNSGAIATLNDKVLPAEMKWRAHVDAFIGIQKTNADLVATAARDSQRRTVMLQVALVCFSLGLGGFIAWRITLGVVRPVSLAVKVAEAIAQGDLTSSVPQGSGDETGRLLDAIREMQERLKYLVSRITESSHSIDASSSEVASATVDLSNRTEVASQNLQSATSSLAELTDGVEGTVKSASLARSLAAAASDTAVRSGEVISKLVLTMDGISDSSRKISEIISIIDSIAFQTNVLALNAAVEAARAGAHGRGFAVVATEVRSLAGKSAIAAREIKGLIGASAVHVKAGADLASDAGSTIHQLVGAVKEVSLLVDQISTTMASQGHAIGDIAGVVSVIDGTVQENAAMVEESAAASQSLRDQSSNLAEMMRFFKLALEDGQAQNSTLLGLKAEEGPRPALASSGLALPRGPRTPVLQQPRQRMH